Part of the Oerskovia paurometabola genome is shown below.
GGCGGCGGCGAGCTCGGAGACGGTCGCGGCGTCCGCGAGGGCACTCGTGCCCTGGGCCTTGACCCGCTGGGACTCCCGGCGGGCGCGCAGGACCTCGATCACGACGGGGATCACGGAGACCGCGACGATCAGCACGAGGATGGTCTCGATGTGGTCGTTGACGAACTGCACGTTGCCGAGCCAGTACCCGAGCAGCGTCACGCCGACGCCCCAGACGAACGCGCCGATGAGGTTGTAGACCACGAACGTGCGGTAGCGCATGCCGCTCATGCCGGCGGCGACGGGCGCGAAGGTCCGCAGGAAGGGGACGAAGCGCGCGAGGATGACGGTGCGACCGCCGAAGCGCTCGAAGTAGTCGTGCGCCTGGTCGATGTACTTGGTCTTCAGGACGCGGGCGTCGGGCTTAAACAGCCGCGGACCGATCTTGTTACCGATCAGGTACGCGAGCTGGTCCCCGAGGAACGCGGCGGCGAAGATCATGCCGCACACGAGCCAGATCGACAGGTTCAGCTCGTCCTGCGCGACCAGGAGGCCCGCGGTGAAGAGCAGCGAGTCGCCGGGCAGGAACGGGAACAGCAGGCCGGTCTCGATGAAGACCACGGCGACGATGCCGAACACCGCGTAGACGCCGAAGCGCTCGATGAACCCGCTGATCATGTTCCGCGCGTCGAGCCAGTCGGGTCCGAGCGCGACCACGTGGCTGCCGTCGACGGCGGAGAGTGCGGCCGTGGCATCGGGCAGCGCGGACGTGAGCAGGTCGGTGAGCACGCACCCAGCGTAGTGGGCGCGCCGTCGGGCCTTCCCTGGGCGGCGTGGCGCGAAGGTGAACGTCGTGGGTGGATCGCACGTCTTCGGTGCCGTGGCCGCCCGCCCGGCGCGTCACGAGCGGGACCGTGACCCGAGCGGGAGCAGCGACAATGGGACGGTGACCGCCCGCCCTGAACAGCCGCAGCCCGACGATCCGACCCCCCGCGGCGAGGACGAGGTCGAGGTGGGTGTCGGTCCCTGGCCCGGGGGCAGGGCGGCGTGGCCGACCGACCCGCGCTACGACGCCGAGCTCCTGGAGCACGGCGACCGCCGCAACGTCGTGGACGCGTACCGCTACTGGACGGTCGAGGCGGTCGTCGCGGACATGGACGCGCGAAGGCCGCGCGACCGGCGTCTGCACGTCGCGATCGAGAACTGGGGCCACGACCTCAACATCGGCTCGGTCGTGCGCACCGCGAACGCGTTCAACGCGGCCGGGGTGCACATCGTGGGGCGGCGCCGCTGGAACCGTCGCGGTGCGATGGTCACCGACCGCTACCAGCACGTGAGCCACCACCCGCAGGTCGAGGACCTGCTGGCCTGGGCCGCGGAGCAGCACGACGGGGCGGGCATCCCCGTCATCGGGATCGACAACGTCCCCGGCTCGGTCCCCCTCGAGGGGTACGTGTTCCCGCCCGAGTGCGTGCTGCTGTTCGGCCAGGAGAGCACGGGGCTGACGGCCCAGGCGCGGGCGGCGAGCCGCGACGTCCTGCACATCACGCAGCACGGCTCGACGCGGTCGATCAACGCGGGCGCCGCGGCGGCGATCGCGATGCACGCATGGGTCACGCAGCACCTCACGACCCCCTGACGGGTAGGCCCCGCAGCCCGCTCCGTGAGACGTCCCAACCCGTGGTGACGAGCGTCCACCTGAGGGACGGGCGACACCCCCGGTAGGGATCCATGACAAAATCATGGGGATAACAGGGCGCGCGGCAGTGTCGTCGGCACCCACCTCCTTCCGTCATTGGAGTTCTGCAGATGGCTATCGCAACCCCCGAGGTCTACGCCGAGATGATCGACCGTGCGAAGGCAGGCAAGTTCGCCTACCCCGCCGTCAACATCACGTCCTCGCAGACCGTGACCGCTGCCATTCAGGGCTTCGCCGAGGCCGAGTCCGACGGCATCATCCAGGTCTCCGTCGGTGGCGCCGAGTACGCGTCCGGCTCGACGATCAAGGACCGCGTGACCGGTTCGCTCGCCCTCGCGGCCTACGCGACCGAGGTCGCGAAGAAGTACGACGTCACCATCGCCCTGCACACGGACCACTGCGCCAAGCAGAACCTGGACTCCTGGGTCCGCCCGCTGCTCGCGATCGAGGCCGAGCAGGTCAAGAACGGTGGCCTGCCCACCTTCCAGTCGCACATGTGGGACGGCTCGTCCGTGCCGCTCGACGAGAACCTGGTCATCGCCGAGGAGCTCCTCGAGCTCTCGGTCGCCGCGCGCACCATCCTCGAGATCGAGGTCGGCGTCGTCGGTGGCGAGGAGGACGGCCACACGGCCGAGATCAACGACAAGCTCTACACGACGGTCGAGGACGGTCTCGCGACCGTCAAGGCTCTCGGTGCGGGCGAGAAGGGCCGCTACCTGACGGCCCTCACGTTCGGCAACGTGCACGGCGTCTACAAGCCGGGTGCGGTCAAGCTGCGTCCGTCGATCCTCGCGGACATCCAGAAGGCCGTCGGCGAAGCGATCGGCAAGGAGAACCCGTTCGACCTCGTCTTCCACGGTGGCTCGGGCTCGACGCTCGAGGAGATCACGGAGGCCGTGGACAACGGCGTCATCAAGATGAACATCGACACCGACACGCAGTACGCGTTCACGCGTCCGGTCGTCGACCACATGTTCCGCAACTACGACGGCGTCCTGAAGATCGACGGCGAGGTGGGCAACAAGAAGGCCTACGACCCGCGCGCCTGGGGCAAGCTGGCCGAGGCCGGCATGGCTCAGCGCATCGTCGAGGCGTCGCAGCAGCTGCGTTCGGCGGGCCAGAAGATCCGCTGAACCTGGTGACCCGCCCACCAGGGCGGTGACCCCGGCGGGGACGTCCCGCCACCTGGAGTGCCAGCAGGCCCCGGTCCGTCACGGACCGGGGCCTGCTGCGTGCTCTCGGGAGCCTGGGGTGGTGGACGCCCGACGGCGGGGCGGCCCACGTCAGCCGACGCCCGACGGCGGAGCGCACCGACGGCGGTGCGCCCGGCCCGGCGTCAGCGGTCGGTGCGCGGCAGGCGACGACTGCCGTTGAGGTGCGTGACGCCGTCGGGCAGGTCGAAGCCCGGGTCCTCGTCGACGATGTCGAGCATGTCGCCGATGCGCGTGACCTCCAGCAGGAACCGCACCGTCGGCGGGGCGCGCAGCACCCGGACCCGGTGCGGCCCGCGGGTCGCGAGCCGGGCGAGGAAGGCCACGCCCGAGGAGTCCATGAAGGTCACGTGATGGGCGTCGATCTCGACGGGCAGACCCGTGGCCTCCGCGTCGGCCGTGGCGTCCAGGAGGTCGGCGCCGAGATCGGCGTCGATCTCTCCCGACAGCACGATGCGTGCTCGGGTCGCCCCGACGATGACGTGGACGCTCGCAGGATCGGCCTGGTCCGTGACGACGCCGCTCGCCCCGAGTTCGGGGTCCTCGGGCTCGCTACCAGCCGTGGTGTTACCGTCGCGCACGTTGCTCCTCCCAGCGTGGACCGGACCCGCACAGGTCTCGGAGATCACCAATCTACGGTTGAATGTCCACTCGGGACAGTAACGCGCTCACGGCAGTGTCGTTCGGAGGTGGAAATGGTCGGCTCGTCGAGCCTGGGTCTGGGCTCATGGGGCCACGTTCCGCGTGCCGGAGGAGCGTCGCTGCCGCAGGGCGCGGAGGAGCTTCTCGCGCGCGCCGTGCAGCGTGCGGGGATCGCCGCCTTCCTGCTGGGGCCGGCCTCGGGGGGCATGCCCGTGCTGTGGGTCAACGACGCGTTCAGCCGGCTCACGGGCTACGCGACCGACGAGGTCGTCGGGCGTCGCCCGCAGTTCCTGTCGGACCTGCTCGCGGACCAGTCGGAGGCCGAGCCCTTCCGGGCGGGGGTGCTCGAGGGCCGCGAGGTCAGGCGGACGGTGCAGCACGAGCGGCACGACGGGTCGATGATCTGGGTGCAGCTCACGCTCGCGCCCGTCGACGAGTCCGGGGGCGAGGTCGGCCACTGGGCAGGCTCGATGGTCGACGTCACCGAGTACGTCGACCGGTCGGCGGCCCAGCTCGCGTCGCTCGAGCTCGAACGCCGCAAGCGTGCCGGTCTGGCGATCATCACCGAGACCTCGGACCTGCTCAACGACCTGGACTACCCACTCGCTCTGCGGGAGATCTGCGACGTCCTCGAGGGCGCGCTCGTGGAGTGGGCCGGCTTCTACATGAACGACGACGGCCTGCGGTTCGCCGAGGGCATCGACACCACGACGCCGCCGAGCGGGCGCGGGCAGCGCCACGGTCGGTACATCGCGGACGGCGCCGGCATCGTCGAGGGCGCCATGGGGCAGACCGACGCGCTCGGCGACGCCACGGGCCCGGCGCTCCTGGTCCCGGGGACCGTGATCGACCTGCAGGACACCGTGCAGGACCTGCTCGACGGGCGGATCGACGGCCCGGTGCGGCTCGACCTGTCGGCCGAGTACCCGCAGTGGTCGGCGTCGGGCTGGTTGAGCCGCGACGTCCGCCAGCGCACCTCCACGCTCGCGGGCGCGCCACGCGAGGTCCTGCTCCACGCGATCGCGGGCCGACGGCGCGTCCTGGGGCTGCTGGCGACGAGCGGTCTACCGGCCTCCCCTGCGACGGCGACGGACCCGGAGAGTGCCGACGCGGTCCTGCGCACGCTCGCACGGCGCGCCGGCCTGGCGATCGACAACGTGCGTCTCTACGCCCGTGAGCACCGGCTCGCGGAGACCCTGCAGCGCGCGATGCTGCCCGAGCAGGCCGACGTCACGGGGCTCGACGTCTGGACGTACTACGCGCCCAACTCCGAGCACGCCCAGGTGGGCGGCGACTGGTACGACGTCCTGCAGATCACGCCCGACGTCGTCGGGCTCGTGATCGGGGACGTGGTGGGGCACGACGTCGAGGCCGCTGCCGCCATGGGGCAGCTCCGGTCGGTCGTGCGGTCCTACGCGTACGAGCTCACGACCCCCGGGCCCGTCCTGGAGCGCGTGGACCAGCTCGTGGTCGGCATGCGTATCCCGCGGTCTGCGAGCCTCGTGTACGCGTCGCTCGTACGGCACGGCGAGCAGCCGTCGGACGAGGACAGGTCCGACGAGCCCGGCGAGGACGCCTCCGGGGCCGATGACGGGGGCGCGGGGGACCTGCAGCGCTGGACGATCGAGTACTCGCGGGCGGGGCACCTGCCGCCCCTGCTGCTCCGGGACGGCGAGGTCACGCAGCTCAACGAGGCCGGGGGCTCGCTCGTCGGTTTCGGGGTGGGGACGCGCGCGACAGGACGGGCCGAGCTGGTCCCGGGCGACGTCCTGCTCTTCTACACCGACGGTCTGATCGAGCGCCGGGACCGCGCGCTGCGCGTCGGCCTCGACGCCCTGGTCGAGGCGACCCGTGCGATCACCGCGATCGACTCCGCGGGGATCGGCGAGGAGCTCCTGTCGCGCCTCGCGGACGCCCCCGAGGACGACGTCGCGCTCGTCGTCGTCCGGGTCCCGGACCCCGTGACCGACCCCGTGACCTCGGCCCTGAGCCCGCGGAGCCGGCGCTGGCTCCTGCCGAGCGAGCCCGCGTCGATCGGACGGGCGCGGCACGCGGTCCTGCGCACCTGTCAGGCGTGGGACCTCGGCGACAGCGCCAACGCCGAGCTGGTGGTGTCCGAGCTCGTCGCGAACGGTGTCCTGCACGGGTGGGGGCACCTCGCGCTGCGGCTCTTCGACACCGGGGACGGTCTGCGCGTGGAGGTCGAGGACTCGAACCCTGCGCCGCCCGTGTCGACCGACGGGCACGTGCACCGCATGGGCGGGTTCGGGATGCAGATCGTCGAGCGCCTCGCGGACTGGGGCTGGCGGCCGGCCGGCTCGGGCAAGCTCGTGTGGGCCCGGATCCGACCAGCCAGCGAGCGCGCCGAGCGTGCCGAGCGGGCAGCGAGGTCCGAGGAGGGCTGAGCGGCCCGGGGAGGGCCAGACGGCCCGAGGGGGCCGTGTCCGGCGCGTCAGGCGCTGGCGCTCACGGGCGGGTCGCACCGGTGGTCCGCGTCGATGCGGAACAGGTCGAGCGCACCGCACACCTCGAGGACGAACAGGTCCCGGTCGTCGCAGCCACGAAGCACGGTCGCCCCGCCACGCTTGCGGCCGGAGTCTGCGAGCGAGATGAGGAAGGCTGCGCCGGTCGAGTCCATGAAGGTCACACGGCACATGTCGATCACGAGGAGCTGGCGGCGCAACCCGACGACGCGGGCCGCGATCTCCGGGAACTGGTCGCGTTCCGCGAGATCGAGGTCCCCGGCGATGACGAGCGTGGTCGTCGCGGGGGACGTGGAGATCTCGATCATGCTCATGACTCTAGGGTGCGGGGCGTCTCGTTGCACATGCGCTCGTCAGGAGCCTGCGAGAATCGCTGGATGTCTCACGCACCCACGCACCGCAACCTCCTCGACGGGCCTGCGCCCGTCCGCCTCCCGGCCGAGCCGGACGTCGACGCGGCGATCGCCCGGGGGGACGACGCGTTCGCCCTGGCGAGCGCGTTCCCGGCCTCGTCGCTCCCGTGGGCCCTCCTCGCGGAGGCCACGCTGCGCGACGGCGACGAGCACGCGGCCGTCACGGCCTACGCGTTCGCCCGCACGGGCTACCACCGGGGGCTCGACGCGCTGCGTCGCGCCGGGTGGCGCGGTCAGGGGCCGATCCCGGCCGACCACGTGCCGAACCAGGGCTTCCTGCGGGCGCTCCTGGCGCTCTCGCGCGCGGCGTCGCTCATTGGTGAGGACGGCGAGGCCGAGCGCTGCGCCCAGTTCCTCGTCGACTCGGGCACGTCGGCCGAGGAGGTCGCGGCGCTCGCGGGCTGACGTCCGCGCAGGGTCACCGCGCGCCGGCGCCGGTGCGCCCTCCCGCCGCCCGACGACGCCGCGCGCGCTGCGTCGTCGGGCGGCGGTGAGCCCCCACGGTGGGCCGAGGGGCTTTCCGAGGTCAATGGCGGGTAAACTCGTCCAGGCTTCCGGGTGACTGCCGCCCGGACGCGCCTCGGGCCCGCGCAGGACCCGTCGGCGGCACGCGCCGTACGTCGATCTCCGGTCGATGGTGCGCGACGCGGTCGTTCGCCGACCGGACAGTCCTGACGTACGTGCCGGTCGGTGCCGGTCCGTGACCTGGTCCGAGGAACAGGCAGTCTGAAAGTGGGGAATCCATGCCAGGCGTGGTGCTCATCGGTGCCCAGTGGGGCGACGAAGGCAAGGGCAAGGCGACCGACCTCCTCGGGTCGCGGGTCGACTACGTGGTCAAGTTCAACGGCGGCAACAACGCCGGGCACACGGTCGTCATCGGCGACGAGAAGTACGCCCTGCACCTGCTGCCCTCCGGCATCCTGTCGCCCGGGGTCACCCCGGTCATCGCGAACGGTGTCGTCGTCGACATCGAGGTCCTCTTCCAGGAGCTCGACGACCTGATCTCGCGCGGGGTGGACGTCTCGCGCCTCCTGGTCTCCGGGAGCGCGCACGTCATCACCGGGTACCACCGCACCATGGACAAGGTCAGCGAGCGCTTCCTGGGCAAGCGCCGCATCGGGACGACCGGGCGCGGGATCGGGCCGGCGTACGCCGACAAGATCAACCGCGTGGGCATCCGCATGTGGGACCTGTTCGACGAGAAGATCCTCGCGGAGAAGATCGAGGGCTCGCTCGACCAGAAGAACCACCTGCTGGTCAAGGTCTACAACCGGCGCGCGATCACGGTCGACGAGACCGTCGAGGAGCTGCTGGCGTACGCGGACCGCGTCAAGCCGATGGTCGCGGACACGTCGCTGATCCTCAACCAGGCGCTCGACGCGGGCAAGAACGTCCTGTTCGAGGGCGGCCAGGCCACGATGCTCGACGTCGACCACGGCACCTACCCGTTCGTGACGTCGTCCAACGCGACGGCCGGCGGCGCGCTGACCGGCTCGGGCGTGGGCCCCACGAAGATCTCGTCGGTCATCGGCGTCATCAAGGCGTACACGACCCGTGTCGGCGAGGGCCCCTTCCCCACGGAGCTCTTCGACGAGATGGGCGAGTACCTGCTCAAGGCAGGTGGCGAGTACGGCGTCACCACGGGTCGCGCGCGCCGCTGCGGCTGGTACGACTCGGTGATCGCCCGGTACTCGAGCCGCATCAACGGCATCACGGACCTGGTGGTGACCAAGCTCGACATCCTCACGGGCATCCCCAAGATCCCGGTCTGCGTTGCCTACGACGTGGACGGCGTCCGCTACGACGAGATGCCCACGGACCAGACGGCGTTCCACCACGCCACGCCGATCTACGCCGAGTTCGACGGCTGGACCGAGGACATCTCGGGCTGCCGGTCGTTCGAGGACCTGCCGGCCAACGCCCAGGCGTACGTGCGGTCGCTCGAGGAGCTCTCGGGAGCCCGGGTCTCGGCGATCGGCGTGGGGCCGTCGCGCGACGCGATCATCCCGCTCCACGACCTGCTGCACTGAGAACTGCCTCGCTGGGACGCTGGTACCGGTCGCCGTCCTCCTCGACGAGGGGAGGTCCGTCATGACGGACACGTCGACCACGAAGGGCCCCGCGCTCGACCGTCCGATCGGACACGTCGACGCGGGGCCCTTCGGCGTCCCGCGCCGTAGCGGGTGATCTTCGTCATAACAGCGTGTCAGAAACCGGACAGGACTGCACAAGTCGCCCGGGTAAAGACTGTGCGTGTCTTCACGTCACGTCTCGTTCTCAGTATGGTATAGGCGTACCAAGAAGCTTCATGCAACGGCGCTTTCTTGGGGTGACCGCAAGGGAACTTCAGGGTGGCGTCGGCTACGTACCGCTCGCAGCCCTGACCGAGAGAGATGGGTGTTTCATGCAGGAATCACGTAGCCGCAAGATCAAGGCAGGACTCGCGGGCCTGGTCGTCCTCGGGGTCGGCGTCGCCGCGACCAGCGCGCTCTGGAGCGACAACGTCTGGTTCAAGGGGGACGTCAGCACGTCCGCCTTCAACCTGCAGGGCTCGGTGACCAGTGCCGACACCGGGTTCGAGGAGGCGTCGAGCGAAGCGCTCGCCCTCACGATCCCCGTCGTCGAGGACCTGGCCCCCGGCGAGTCCGTGACGCGGACGGTCTGGGTCAAGAACGCCGACTCGACCAACGCGGCGGACCTCGTCGACACCCCGGTCGTCTCGGTCACGGGTGACGCAGCCTCGTTCCTCACGGTCACCGCCGCGTACGACACGTCGGGCGGCAAGGACCCGGACAACCTCGCGACCAACGACGTCATCCCGGTCGACGTGACGTACGCGTTCACGAACCCCGACACGAGCGCGACGGGCCCCAACGCCGGGGCGCAGGGGAAGTCCGCGCAGATCACCGTCCAGGTCACCGGCACGGAGATCGCTTCCTGACATGGCCCGGATCCCGCGAACGGCTCTCGCCGTCGCGGGGATAGCGACTGCCTGCACGCTCGGCAGCGCCGGAGCCCTCCTGGGAGCCGGCGCTGCCGTCGCCGTGGACGCACCCGCCAGGGTGTCGGCCGGGGAGGTGATCCCCCAGCCGCAGTCGTTCTCCTTCGACGGCATGTCACCGGGGCAGACCCGGTCCACCCTCGTCGACCTTGCCTCGACCCACGAGAGCGACGGAGTCGTCGTGGGCGTCGCGATGACGACCAGCGGTGAGCTGGGCTCGTCGCTCAGCACGTCGATCGAGGCGTGCAGCACCACCTGGGAGAACGGCTCCTGCCCGACGGGGGCCGCTGTCCTCGTCGAGGGGTGGAGAGGGGAGCGGGCCGGGACCTCCAGCGAGGAGGTCGTCCTGCCCGCCGGCGGGACGACGTCGCTCAAGGTCTCCGTCACGCTCGACGACGACGTCGCCGCCGGTGCGACGGGCAGCGTCCGCTACGACCTCTCCGTCCAGGAGACGCAGGGCGAGGCCTCGCAGGGCGGTGGGACCACCTGGCCGGACGATCCCCCGGGAACCACTGGGACCGACGCTGCGGACCGTCTAGGGGGCGCGGGCCGGCCGGGGAGCGGACCGCTCGCCACCACCGGTACGGACGTCATGTCCCTGGCCGCCCTCGCCGGAGGGCTGCTCGGCATCGGGGCTGCGCTCGTACGGCGTCGGCGGGATGCTGAGAGCGACCGACGGCACGGCCGTGCGCCCGGCTGAACGACCGCGTCGACCAGGACGCCTGACCGAGGACACGAGACGACCAGGACGAGAGGAGAGAGCATGGCCAGCCGATCCATGACCCGAGCGCACCTCCACGCTCCGGGCTCCGACCGGTTCCGCACGCGTGCGGCCGCGCTGCTCGTGCTCCTGCTCGCCGTCGCGGCGGTCCTGTGGGCGGGCCGCCCGGAGCCGACCACGGCTGCCTGGACCGACGCGGTCTACTCCCAGGGGCAGATCGACGTCGCGGTCGCCGCGACCGCGACCGACGTCGTCGCCGGGGGCAACTTCTCGTGCGCGCTCGTCAGCGGCCAGGTCTGGTGCTCGGGCGACAACTCGGTGGGTCAGCTCGGGACCGGGGACACCACGTCCTCGGACGTCTTCGTCGGCCCGGTGCGCGGAGAGCTGCAGGGCAAGACCGTGACCCGGCTGGACGTCGGCACGTCGCACGCCTGTGCCGCGACCGACGACGGCGTGTACTGCTGGGGAGGCAACGACCAGGGACAGCTCGGCCTGTCCGGCGTCGCCAGCTCCGCCGTGCCGGTCCGGGTAGCGTCGCAGACCGGGGCCGTGACCGAGCTCGAGCTCCGGGCGAGCTCGTCCTGCGTCGTCAGCGGAGGCAAGGGGTACTGCTGGGGGGAGACGCACACCTCGGCCGGGAGCAGCGCCACTCCCGTCCTGATCTCGGGAGGTGCCCTCCCGGCGTCCGCGACCGTGACGGACATCGGGGTGGGCGAGGCGTCGGGCTGCCTCACGGCCGACGGCGTCCCCTACTGCTGGGGTGAGAACGGCCGTGGACAGCTGGGCGACGGGACCACGACGACGAGCCTCGTCCCGGTCCAGGTCGTGACGACGGGCCCCATGTCCGGCTTCGCGGTCGGAGACGTGTCGGTCGGTCAGAACTTCGCGTGCGCCGTCGGCTCGGGGCCGAACAACGCCTTGCGGACCTTCTGCTGGGGCGACAACTCGAAGAAGCAGCTCGGGCAGTCGAGCGACGGGGCCCAGGTCGAGCTCTCGAACGTGCCGCTCCAGGTCCGTGGTGCTCTCACCGAGATCGGCGTCCGCTCGGTCGACCTCGGCGGCATGACCGCCTGCGCCATCACCACCGGAGCGGACGGCTACTGCTGGGGCGACAACGCGTCCGGGCAGGCGGGTGTCGGGTACGACGAGTCGTGGGTCCAGACCGTCGTCGACCGCCCGTCCGAGATCACGACCGGCCAGATGGACATCGGTCAGTTCGCCACGATCGACGTCGACAGCAACCATGCGTGCGGGATGTCCACCGCAGGCAGCGTCTACTGCTGGGGGAGCAACGCCCAGGGGCAGCTCGGCATCGAGGGCGGTCCCACAGCGGCACCCAAGAAGTACCGGCCGTGGCCGGTGCTGCAGACCTGGTCCGCCTGGGGGTGACGCCGTGACTCCCTCGACCTCTCTCGACCCGACGGCCTCTCCCGGAGGTGCTGCATGAAGTGGCTCAAGCGCATCGGCGACGCGTTCCTCACGGTCGCCGCGATCGCCGGGGTGCTCGGACTGGTGCTGTTCGTCGGTATCCAGACGGGCAACCTGCAGTCCCTCGTGGTCGTCTCAGGCTCGATGATCCCCACCTACGAGGTGGGCGACGGCATCGTCTCGCGCCGTGTCCCGGCCTCGACGCTCGAGGTGGGCGACGTCGTGAGCGTGTTCACGCGCGAAGGTGTCCTCGTCACGCACCGCGTCGTCCAGGTCGAGGACGGACCGGGGGCGGCCCGCACCCTGACGTTGCGCGGCGACAACAACCCGGTCGACGACCCCGAGCCCTACGTGGTCGAGGACGCCCTGGTGCCCATGGTCCGGATCCCGGGAGCCCGGGACGCGATCGAGGTCCTGCGGCGCCCGACCGTCGGGATTCCCGTCGTCGTCGCGGCCTGCGCGCTCGTCGGGTTCGCGCTCATGCCCTCCTCGAAGAAGCGCACCGTGCGGGACGAGGACGCCGAGGACCCCGCGACGAGCGGGGACCCCGACGACGGGCCGTCGGGGGCCGGTGGCAGCGCCGTCACGGGCGCAGGTCACGTGGACGCCCCGGTCGCCCCGGGTGGCGATCGGTAGACTGCCGTCCCGTGAAGATCCTCGTCATCGGTTCGGGTGCCCGCGAGCACGCCATCGTCCACTCGTTCGCCCAGGAGGCAGCGGCCACGGGTGCGGAGGCGCACGAGCTGCACGCCGCCCCCGGCAA
Proteins encoded:
- a CDS encoding STAS domain-containing protein, which translates into the protein MRDGNTTAGSEPEDPELGASGVVTDQADPASVHVIVGATRARIVLSGEIDADLGADLLDATADAEATGLPVEIDAHHVTFMDSSGVAFLARLATRGPHRVRVLRAPPTVRFLLEVTRIGDMLDIVDEDPGFDLPDGVTHLNGSRRLPRTDR
- a CDS encoding DedA family protein; the encoded protein is MLTDLLTSALPDATAALSAVDGSHVVALGPDWLDARNMISGFIERFGVYAVFGIVAVVFIETGLLFPFLPGDSLLFTAGLLVAQDELNLSIWLVCGMIFAAAFLGDQLAYLIGNKIGPRLFKPDARVLKTKYIDQAHDYFERFGGRTVILARFVPFLRTFAPVAAGMSGMRYRTFVVYNLIGAFVWGVGVTLLGYWLGNVQFVNDHIETILVLIVAVSVIPVVIEVLRARRESQRVKAQGTSALADAATVSELAAASATPAASTTGEAAAAPAAPPTEATTAPVTRPEKSTDAVEHSPGKDD
- a CDS encoding SpoIIE family protein phosphatase; amino-acid sequence: MVGSSSLGLGSWGHVPRAGGASLPQGAEELLARAVQRAGIAAFLLGPASGGMPVLWVNDAFSRLTGYATDEVVGRRPQFLSDLLADQSEAEPFRAGVLEGREVRRTVQHERHDGSMIWVQLTLAPVDESGGEVGHWAGSMVDVTEYVDRSAAQLASLELERRKRAGLAIITETSDLLNDLDYPLALREICDVLEGALVEWAGFYMNDDGLRFAEGIDTTTPPSGRGQRHGRYIADGAGIVEGAMGQTDALGDATGPALLVPGTVIDLQDTVQDLLDGRIDGPVRLDLSAEYPQWSASGWLSRDVRQRTSTLAGAPREVLLHAIAGRRRVLGLLATSGLPASPATATDPESADAVLRTLARRAGLAIDNVRLYAREHRLAETLQRAMLPEQADVTGLDVWTYYAPNSEHAQVGGDWYDVLQITPDVVGLVIGDVVGHDVEAAAAMGQLRSVVRSYAYELTTPGPVLERVDQLVVGMRIPRSASLVYASLVRHGEQPSDEDRSDEPGEDASGADDGGAGDLQRWTIEYSRAGHLPPLLLRDGEVTQLNEAGGSLVGFGVGTRATGRAELVPGDVLLFYTDGLIERRDRALRVGLDALVEATRAITAIDSAGIGEELLSRLADAPEDDVALVVVRVPDPVTDPVTSALSPRSRRWLLPSEPASIGRARHAVLRTCQAWDLGDSANAELVVSELVANGVLHGWGHLALRLFDTGDGLRVEVEDSNPAPPVSTDGHVHRMGGFGMQIVERLADWGWRPAGSGKLVWARIRPASERAERAERAARSEEG
- a CDS encoding adenylosuccinate synthase produces the protein MPGVVLIGAQWGDEGKGKATDLLGSRVDYVVKFNGGNNAGHTVVIGDEKYALHLLPSGILSPGVTPVIANGVVVDIEVLFQELDDLISRGVDVSRLLVSGSAHVITGYHRTMDKVSERFLGKRRIGTTGRGIGPAYADKINRVGIRMWDLFDEKILAEKIEGSLDQKNHLLVKVYNRRAITVDETVEELLAYADRVKPMVADTSLILNQALDAGKNVLFEGGQATMLDVDHGTYPFVTSSNATAGGALTGSGVGPTKISSVIGVIKAYTTRVGEGPFPTELFDEMGEYLLKAGGEYGVTTGRARRCGWYDSVIARYSSRINGITDLVVTKLDILTGIPKIPVCVAYDVDGVRYDEMPTDQTAFHHATPIYAEFDGWTEDISGCRSFEDLPANAQAYVRSLEELSGARVSAIGVGPSRDAIIPLHDLLH
- the fbaA gene encoding class II fructose-bisphosphate aldolase — encoded protein: MAIATPEVYAEMIDRAKAGKFAYPAVNITSSQTVTAAIQGFAEAESDGIIQVSVGGAEYASGSTIKDRVTGSLALAAYATEVAKKYDVTIALHTDHCAKQNLDSWVRPLLAIEAEQVKNGGLPTFQSHMWDGSSVPLDENLVIAEELLELSVAARTILEIEVGVVGGEEDGHTAEINDKLYTTVEDGLATVKALGAGEKGRYLTALTFGNVHGVYKPGAVKLRPSILADIQKAVGEAIGKENPFDLVFHGGSGSTLEEITEAVDNGVIKMNIDTDTQYAFTRPVVDHMFRNYDGVLKIDGEVGNKKAYDPRAWGKLAEAGMAQRIVEASQQLRSAGQKIR
- a CDS encoding DUF3151 domain-containing protein, with the protein product MSHAPTHRNLLDGPAPVRLPAEPDVDAAIARGDDAFALASAFPASSLPWALLAEATLRDGDEHAAVTAYAFARTGYHRGLDALRRAGWRGQGPIPADHVPNQGFLRALLALSRAASLIGEDGEAERCAQFLVDSGTSAEEVAALAG
- a CDS encoding STAS domain-containing protein — protein: MIEISTSPATTTLVIAGDLDLAERDQFPEIAARVVGLRRQLLVIDMCRVTFMDSTGAAFLISLADSGRKRGGATVLRGCDDRDLFVLEVCGALDLFRIDADHRCDPPVSASA
- a CDS encoding TrmH family RNA methyltransferase, whose amino-acid sequence is MTARPEQPQPDDPTPRGEDEVEVGVGPWPGGRAAWPTDPRYDAELLEHGDRRNVVDAYRYWTVEAVVADMDARRPRDRRLHVAIENWGHDLNIGSVVRTANAFNAAGVHIVGRRRWNRRGAMVTDRYQHVSHHPQVEDLLAWAAEQHDGAGIPVIGIDNVPGSVPLEGYVFPPECVLLFGQESTGLTAQARAASRDVLHITQHGSTRSINAGAAAAIAMHAWVTQHLTTP
- a CDS encoding LPXTG cell wall anchor domain-containing protein — translated: MARIPRTALAVAGIATACTLGSAGALLGAGAAVAVDAPARVSAGEVIPQPQSFSFDGMSPGQTRSTLVDLASTHESDGVVVGVAMTTSGELGSSLSTSIEACSTTWENGSCPTGAAVLVEGWRGERAGTSSEEVVLPAGGTTSLKVSVTLDDDVAAGATGSVRYDLSVQETQGEASQGGGTTWPDDPPGTTGTDAADRLGGAGRPGSGPLATTGTDVMSLAALAGGLLGIGAALVRRRRDAESDRRHGRAPG